Within the Takifugu rubripes chromosome 8, fTakRub1.2, whole genome shotgun sequence genome, the region AGCCTCATATCACAGTTGAGTACATTTGATGTGGATCTAAATTGAAAGACCAtcctttatttttataatttCTTAAGCAAGACTGTGGCAGGCTGTGCTTCCTGTATTCAatttctgacttgtttttccactaatgGAAACTTCAACTCTGAGTATTTCACTACCTTCACCGCAGCAGTGAAAAGTGAATGTGAGACGTAAAATTCAAGCAAACaagcaaaatatttaaaaattgtCTTTATTGACACTGAGTTTTCTGGATTATAAAGACCCATTTGCACAtcctcaatttaaaaaaaagttctccAAATTGACCTATTCTTCCACTGATACTCACATATATTGTACGTTTCCTGTTAATGATATCTTGGACGAGTTCCATCATCAAAGCATTCACAATTCATCACAAATTTCActattttgccatttttattgTTGAGTACACGCAGACACTTTTCACATGTTGGTATTCCTCCTCTCCTAGATCACCTTCACTGGATGTTTTTAACCCAACAGCAGCATAATGGAGGTTACCTGCATCATGGCTCTGTTAAAAGCACAGTATAAACAATGAGGAAAAAGTTAGCATTAATTTAACAACTCAttaggattttttaaaaatgtaatctttTTCTTGTCTgctatctccattgcagcgtcaaggtagggttggggtttaaAGATAATCTAATGATTTGTTACCGTGATGTCGGAACCTGCAGAAATGGACTGATGATCAACAGTTCCTGTAGTGACATAGCATGAATGATTTATCCTGGTCAATGCAAAATCATCATCTCCTTTCCTGAAACAAACCTACCTTTACAGACAgagcaaatttgtcttttcagTGTATATGAGGTGAAAGCCAAGACAAAGAGTAGGATGATGGAAACCGCCAACGCCGAGCTCAAGCAATACACAACCAGATGTTCAACTTTGCTTTCTTTAGCCCGTCgacagaagaggggaaaaaaattgtTTCCTGTCAAATATTTCAGGGCTACACAtaattgtttttaatgaaataatgGAGCATTGCTTACTTGTAAGTTGTACTTgtgttccatttccaaacacaaGCTTCCCACAAGAGGccagagcacagtagtacatTCCTTCATCGGAGGAGTTCACTGACTTTATAGAGTAGGTCAGAGTACATTTTCTGTTGTGAGCCTCGTCCACACAGTTTCCTTCATTCTGATACATGATTACAGGCTCACCCTTTGTCTGTCTGAACCAATAGAGGCTCTGCTCCCCTTTACATTTCTCACCGTGTGCTTCACAACTCAACTGCACCGAATCCCCTGGTCTGACGGGATCCAAGGCTGGCTGATAGACTACACCCTGGATGTTAGAGAGTGGCATTGTGACATAAAGGAAAGTCCCCTCTCCAAATTCCAGGGAGTTGAATTCCAAAATCCCGCAATAGTAGGTGGCAGAGTCAGACAGGAGAAGGTCAGCGATCGTCAGGTGGTTGATTGTTTCTTTGCTCTTCACTTCAAATCTGCCTTTAAATGAAGGGTAGATGGCTGCTTCCTTGTTGTGCCTCATACGACTTGATATGATCTCAGGTTTTCTTCCCAAGCTTTGCTGGTACCAGGAGAAGAATGTGACTGAATCCTCTCCACAGAAGCATTTCAAGGTCACCGTCTGGCCAATTTGTGCCATTAGGACCCTAGGGTCCTGAGTGATGCCTAAGGGCTGAACAGCAAGTGGCACTTGacctaaaaaaaatacaatttcacGTCAATTAGCTCTTAGGTTTTCCTTCATAGACATTAAGAAAATACACATAAAAAGCCAAAAGGCAGAGAAATAAAATACTTACCAATTCCACAAAGAAGCACAAGTAAAATGCAAAGTGAAGCCATCACGAGAATCTACTCTTTATGTCCTGCTTGTCAACGGACATACTTTCCATTTATGAAGGAGTTCAAGGCTGCTTGTGATTGGCTAATCTaaccttccttttttttcatgtgcAAAAATCAAATTGGATTGGGCGTTAAGAggctgaaacaacaacaaaattcaGGTCAAATGACTTAAGCCTTGGTTAAAAAGTTAATGATTGGCACTTATAGGTGGTGCAGTGCATATATTTCTGAGGCCCCATTTTTGGATCATGCTAGAAAAGTTAAAACAATCAATAAttgaatctttatttatatagcatctgttacaataaaaattgtttctaggcgctttacagaatcccagggcctgacgccaacaagcaacagtggcaaggaaaagctcccctttaacagtaagaaaccttgagcaggaacaggctcgtgtagggggaccctcctactgatggacggctgggtagagagaaaggagaagggggaggacaggtagaggacagaATAGGTAgaaaacatagaaatacattaataatacaagctgattgtataagagtagagtgggtcagcataGTTGGCGGTCGCCAGGCAAGCATACGGCTATAGGGTGGctatacctgtagatggatacagagggggggggtcagagaaaCTACAtgagaaataacatcatcactgatctactcggagaggagaggagaggagaggagaggagaggagaggagaggagaggagaggagaggagaggcagccatgacccagtggggtgacagaggcctgtcaggtgatcatgtt harbors:
- the LOC115250833 gene encoding uncharacterized protein — translated: MASLCILLVLLCGIGQVPLAVQPLGITQDPRVLMAQIGQTVTLKCFCGEDSVTFFSWYQQSLGRKPEIISSRMRHNKEAAIYPSFKGRFEVKSKETINHLTIADLLLSDSATYYCGILEFNSLEFGEGTFLYVTMPLSNIQGVVYQPALDPVRPGDSVQLSCEAHGEKCKGEQSLYWFRQTKGEPVIMYQNEGNCVDEAHNRKCTLTYSIKSVNSSDEGMYYCALASCGKLVFGNGTQVQLTKSKVEHLVVYCLSSALAVSIILLFVLAFTSYTLKRQICSVCKGTVDHQSISAGSDITSHDAGNLHYAAVGLKTSSEGDLGEEEYQHVKSVCVYSTIKMAK